One window of the Crassaminicella thermophila genome contains the following:
- a CDS encoding HAD family hydrolase, with product MIFASDLDRTLIYSKKFVSNDEGIKLIETKGKEEISFMTKKAIKRLKKLSEEILFIPVTTRTIEQYRRISLFQEEIRPKYAIVSNGGNILINGEIDYEWNNIIQKKIKEECISFKEVESKFEEIESNQWVINRKVADNLFSYCIIHPEYVPEVLYSFIDWMEDNNWKVSLQGRKLYFVPCCVCKWEATQYIKMRENIDFVASAGDSLLDLPMLKMADYAVVPPHGEIYKKYERTYETIQNITFTEKEGIFAAEEILEKIYGLIKQPV from the coding sequence ATGATATTTGCAAGCGACTTAGATCGAACGTTGATATATTCAAAAAAATTTGTTTCAAATGATGAAGGGATAAAATTAATAGAAACAAAGGGAAAAGAAGAAATATCCTTTATGACTAAAAAAGCAATAAAAAGACTTAAAAAGCTTTCTGAAGAAATATTATTTATACCTGTTACAACCCGTACTATAGAACAATATAGAAGAATCTCTCTCTTTCAAGAAGAGATTCGCCCAAAGTATGCAATTGTCAGCAATGGTGGAAATATACTCATTAATGGGGAAATAGATTATGAGTGGAACAATATTATACAGAAAAAAATAAAAGAAGAATGTATATCTTTTAAAGAGGTAGAATCAAAGTTTGAAGAGATTGAATCAAATCAATGGGTAATCAATAGAAAAGTTGCGGATAATTTGTTTAGTTATTGCATAATACATCCAGAGTATGTACCGGAAGTATTATATTCTTTTATAGATTGGATGGAAGATAATAATTGGAAAGTATCTTTACAAGGAAGAAAACTATACTTTGTTCCCTGTTGTGTATGCAAATGGGAGGCTACTCAATATATAAAGATGCGTGAAAATATAGATTTTGTAGCTTCAGCAGGAGATTCACTTTTAGATTTACCAATGTTAAAGATGGCTGACTATGCAGTAGTGCCTCCCCATGGAGAAATATATAAAAAATATGAGCGAACCTATGAAACAATACAAAATATAACATTTACAGAAAAAGAAGGGATTTTTGCAGCAGAAGAAATATTAGAAAAAATATATGGATTAATAAAACAACCAGTATAA
- a CDS encoding methyl-accepting chemotaxis protein has protein sequence MEKKTKNRKGIRFRLTVIFTLLIALSLFTLGATSFFKSVNVTESKLKDSSLQLVKELNVSITNYLDGIEKFVCVLANSQVKKIRSNPEAIDEIMNEFETFKNSHKDIKYIYIGTKDKKIYPKPSKSYDPTQRPWYKKAIQAKKLIWTKPYKDISTGEYVISAAIPVYDKNNELIGVLAADIALKTLEEMIDGTKIGKKGYPFVLDENGKVIFHKNKELIGKVLPVEKIIKSIETKKEDIVNYKWEEDGEVYEKFVVYSTLEKLNWKVMGNMYVNEIEEETSGILKNTLTVGAVSLLIVVLITYLFATSLTNPIKELVYDMERVKEGDLSVRCNVKNKDEIGQLSENFNIMVEELGKLVGKMKDVSIEVTSSAQNLAATTEVSSASAEEVAAAVEAIAKGAADQAVDAEKGANLTLKLSSKFDQLEGDFDHIRKSAEDVMATSEASVDVVNELKEKTELNNEGTEKIEEAIIDLDHRIQDIGNILETIDAIADQTNLLALNASIEAARAGEAGRGFTVVAEQIRKLSEESRISSDEIKQIITNVQKESEHTVEIMKELKERSLGQSESVEKVHGSFEQIETAVHSITEKIESISKFVNQINNEKELIVKAIENISAVSEETASSSEEVNASMQQQAMIVEEIATAADKLDDLAVKLNSEISRFKV, from the coding sequence ATGGAGAAAAAAACCAAAAATCGAAAAGGGATACGTTTTAGATTAACAGTAATATTTACTCTACTTATTGCTTTATCATTATTTACATTAGGGGCAACTTCTTTTTTCAAATCAGTAAATGTAACGGAAAGTAAATTAAAGGATTCATCTCTTCAATTAGTTAAGGAGCTTAATGTATCAATTACAAACTATTTAGATGGTATTGAAAAATTTGTTTGTGTGCTAGCAAATTCACAGGTTAAGAAAATTCGTTCAAATCCAGAAGCAATCGATGAAATAATGAATGAGTTTGAAACTTTTAAAAATTCCCATAAGGATATAAAGTACATATATATAGGAACAAAAGACAAAAAGATATATCCTAAGCCTAGTAAGAGTTATGATCCTACCCAAAGACCTTGGTACAAGAAGGCTATTCAAGCAAAAAAATTGATATGGACTAAGCCGTATAAAGACATAAGCACTGGAGAATATGTGATTTCAGCAGCTATTCCTGTTTATGATAAAAATAATGAGCTCATAGGTGTATTAGCAGCAGATATAGCTTTAAAAACCTTAGAAGAGATGATTGATGGAACGAAAATAGGAAAAAAAGGATATCCATTTGTGCTAGATGAAAATGGAAAGGTTATCTTTCATAAAAATAAGGAACTAATAGGAAAGGTATTACCTGTTGAAAAAATTATTAAATCAATAGAAACAAAGAAAGAAGATATTGTTAATTATAAATGGGAAGAAGATGGAGAGGTTTATGAAAAGTTTGTTGTATATAGTACTTTGGAAAAACTAAACTGGAAAGTAATGGGCAATATGTATGTAAATGAAATAGAGGAAGAAACTTCAGGAATTTTAAAAAATACTTTAACTGTAGGAGCCGTATCTTTACTTATTGTTGTTTTAATTACATATTTATTTGCTACATCCTTAACCAATCCGATTAAGGAGCTTGTTTATGATATGGAAAGGGTGAAAGAAGGAGATCTTTCTGTAAGATGTAATGTAAAAAATAAAGATGAAATAGGCCAACTTAGTGAAAATTTTAATATTATGGTAGAAGAATTAGGAAAGCTTGTAGGAAAAATGAAAGATGTATCGATAGAAGTTACTTCATCTGCACAAAATTTAGCAGCTACTACGGAAGTAAGCAGTGCATCAGCTGAAGAGGTAGCAGCAGCAGTTGAAGCAATAGCCAAAGGAGCAGCAGATCAGGCAGTTGATGCAGAAAAGGGAGCAAACCTTACTTTGAAGTTATCAAGCAAATTTGACCAATTAGAGGGAGACTTTGATCACATAAGAAAGTCTGCTGAAGATGTGATGGCAACTAGTGAAGCAAGTGTTGATGTTGTAAATGAATTAAAAGAAAAGACAGAATTAAACAATGAAGGAACAGAAAAAATTGAAGAAGCAATTATTGACTTAGATCATCGCATACAAGATATAGGAAATATATTAGAAACAATTGATGCTATTGCCGATCAAACAAACTTGTTAGCGCTTAATGCTTCTATTGAGGCAGCAAGAGCAGGAGAAGCAGGAAGAGGATTTACAGTAGTTGCAGAACAGATCAGAAAACTTTCTGAAGAATCGAGAATTTCATCTGATGAAATAAAACAAATTATTACAAATGTACAAAAAGAAAGTGAACATACGGTAGAGATAATGAAAGAATTAAAAGAAAGATCCCTTGGTCAATCTGAATCTGTTGAAAAAGTACATGGATCTTTTGAACAAATTGAAACAGCAGTACACAGTATCACAGAAAAGATTGAATCTATTAGTAAATTTGTCAACCAAATTAATAATGAGAAGGAGTTAATAGTTAAAGCAATAGAAAATATTTCTGCTGTATCCGAAGAGACAGCCTCTTCATCAGAAGAAGTAAATGCTTCAATGCAGCAGCAGGCAATGATAGTAGAAGAAATTGCAACAGCAGCAGATAAGCTAGATGATTTAGCAGTAAAACTTAATAGTGAGATTAGTAGATTTAAAGTATAA
- a CDS encoding helix-turn-helix transcriptional regulator has protein sequence MSKVGNELKMLMILQSRGKMKAKDLAREIEVSEREIRRYKDDLIQAGIYIESDAGKYGGYSIGNDSYLLCLNFTDQEYMALLMINEELKKSNHLVLKDYNTAIDKINIVHKKKMHNLSNSYNYMLKGAIANINFQKERKKLIDIHAAILTKNKVNIKYTSLTSGQTERVVWPYATFQYKGDMYFTGYCERRKATIYFKLCRVNKYSVLEEKFEMDKPFDLEEYMKNCFGIFKDQAIQVKLKIHYPMSQIVKEKIWVENQKIIENEEDKSIIFEAMMEGLEEIKSWILSMGGSVEVIEPKMLIEEIKKEIEKMKSIY, from the coding sequence ATGAGTAAAGTAGGGAATGAACTGAAGATGTTGATGATCCTTCAAAGTAGAGGAAAGATGAAAGCAAAAGACTTAGCAAGAGAAATAGAAGTCAGCGAAAGAGAAATAAGAAGGTATAAAGATGATCTAATACAGGCAGGTATATATATCGAATCAGATGCAGGGAAATATGGAGGATACTCTATTGGAAATGATAGTTATCTTTTATGTCTAAATTTTACGGATCAAGAATATATGGCATTGCTTATGATAAATGAAGAACTTAAAAAATCAAATCATTTGGTATTAAAGGATTACAATACAGCTATAGATAAGATAAATATAGTACACAAAAAGAAAATGCATAATTTATCTAACAGTTATAACTATATGCTTAAAGGAGCTATAGCCAATATAAATTTTCAAAAGGAAAGAAAAAAACTTATCGATATCCATGCAGCTATACTTACAAAGAATAAAGTAAATATAAAATATACTTCTTTAACTTCAGGACAAACAGAAAGAGTTGTATGGCCATATGCTACATTTCAGTATAAAGGAGATATGTATTTTACAGGATATTGTGAAAGAAGAAAAGCAACTATATATTTTAAATTATGTAGAGTAAATAAATATAGTGTTTTAGAAGAAAAGTTTGAAATGGACAAGCCATTTGATTTAGAAGAATATATGAAAAACTGCTTTGGGATTTTTAAAGATCAAGCAATACAAGTAAAATTAAAAATTCATTATCCAATGTCACAAATAGTAAAAGAAAAAATTTGGGTTGAAAATCAAAAGATTATTGAAAATGAAGAAGATAAATCCATAATATTTGAAGCAATGATGGAAGGATTAGAGGAAATAAAAAGTTGGATATTAAGTATGGGAGGAAGTGTAGAGGTTATTGAGCCAAAGATGTTAATAGAAGAAATAAAAAAAGAAATAGAAAAGATGAAAAGTATTTATTAA
- the cas6 gene encoding CRISPR-associated endoribonuclease Cas6 translates to MRLKCEYKTKEIPVGYNMLLVSLIKEALKKSDENYFNKLYKYDENIANKRSKNFTFAAYIKNYERAEEIFKVNDRVILNISSPDLEFMINLYNGLLKLSKFQYKTFELYKLKIDLIKEKKLATNEVIFKTLSPICIKNKNNYFMKIEDDKYIDELNYIANLVLKNYRGEGLRENLMFMPLDMKKVVVKEEIRGFKSKTNRKYLYVNSYSGTFKMKGNVKDLEDLYALGVGFKRNQGFGMIEVIG, encoded by the coding sequence GTGCGATTAAAATGTGAGTATAAAACTAAAGAGATACCAGTTGGATACAATATGTTATTAGTAAGTCTGATCAAAGAAGCATTAAAAAAATCTGATGAAAATTATTTCAATAAATTATATAAATACGATGAAAATATAGCAAATAAACGGAGTAAAAATTTTACTTTTGCAGCTTATATTAAAAATTATGAGAGAGCAGAAGAAATATTCAAAGTAAATGATCGAGTAATACTTAATATAAGTTCTCCAGATTTAGAATTTATGATTAATTTGTATAATGGATTATTGAAATTATCTAAATTTCAATATAAAACATTTGAATTATACAAGTTAAAAATTGATTTAATCAAAGAAAAGAAACTAGCAACTAATGAAGTGATTTTCAAAACTCTATCACCTATATGCATAAAAAATAAAAACAATTATTTTATGAAAATAGAAGATGATAAATATATTGATGAACTGAATTACATAGCAAATTTAGTACTTAAAAACTATAGAGGTGAAGGATTAAGAGAGAATCTAATGTTTATGCCATTAGACATGAAGAAGGTAGTAGTAAAAGAAGAAATAAGAGGTTTTAAAAGTAAAACAAATAGGAAATATCTATATGTAAATTCCTATAGTGGAACTTTTAAAATGAAAGGGAATGTAAAAGATTTGGAAGATTTGTATGCCTTAGGGGTTGGATTTAAGAGGAATCAGGGGTTTGGAATGATTGAAGTTATAGGGTAG
- the cas8a1 gene encoding type I-B CRISPR-associated protein Cas8b1/Cst1: MKTINKIRLELADWLYNAGIVGVANILDANDVAYKRGINYIEFEETALENFEEKYFKYFIDKYKKFTSWYNIVKYEDVILNFKEENVDEEYLENINKQIDYVKEKLKSASYKSAYVIIQNKEKDLLKEEKQLNKIKKNKKQKVEDVLPNIKEQLNRMQQIIEYLKTDEVAKIILAKNIIYDIIAKFWSDVSFLNKNNNKKNMYEEYRIYFVDGTLQYIEKIIEKAKYKCFVCDRKISKLSKPVSYDLTWINKMGVDMSRKTSHFWDLSGDTFICPICNFVYSCIPAGFTVIKGQGLFINQNSSINNLIAVNKHALERNTTFEELEDASYFSIVENINQNKVEQLDKEIENIQIIKLDSTNVVRPYTFNILSKDKLKVMNGNKKMLQSMIKVKVKVGTKEYLNLYKEVVTRLYEGKNQFDLINQLFHLRLDKKFNKLHFIDMIIKINNNFIGGREKKKMVHHKVINDCKGFGLDLRISYVNKKAENKLNGISYRLLNALKTKNTSKFMDTLLNAYMYLNKQVPTIFIEGLKDTDKFQTLGYAFLLGLQGEEMKENKKDDIKEDMING; the protein is encoded by the coding sequence GTGAAGACGATTAATAAAATTAGATTAGAACTTGCGGATTGGTTATATAATGCTGGAATTGTAGGAGTTGCAAACATACTAGATGCTAATGATGTTGCATATAAAAGAGGAATCAATTATATAGAATTTGAAGAAACAGCATTAGAAAATTTCGAGGAGAAGTATTTTAAGTATTTTATTGATAAATACAAGAAATTTACTTCATGGTATAACATAGTGAAATATGAGGATGTAATATTGAATTTTAAAGAAGAAAATGTAGACGAAGAATATTTAGAAAATATAAATAAGCAAATAGATTATGTCAAAGAAAAGCTAAAAAGCGCTAGTTATAAAAGTGCATATGTAATTATTCAAAATAAAGAAAAGGATTTATTAAAAGAAGAAAAGCAACTGAACAAAATAAAGAAAAATAAAAAACAAAAAGTTGAGGATGTATTACCTAATATTAAAGAGCAATTAAATAGAATGCAACAAATTATTGAGTATTTGAAAACAGATGAGGTTGCAAAGATTATACTTGCTAAAAATATTATTTATGATATAATAGCAAAATTTTGGTCAGATGTTAGTTTTTTAAATAAAAATAATAATAAAAAAAATATGTATGAAGAATACAGGATATATTTTGTTGATGGGACATTACAATATATAGAAAAGATAATAGAGAAAGCTAAGTATAAGTGTTTTGTGTGTGATAGGAAAATATCCAAGTTATCAAAGCCAGTATCGTACGATTTAACATGGATTAATAAAATGGGTGTAGATATGTCTAGAAAAACTTCTCATTTTTGGGACTTAAGTGGAGATACTTTTATATGCCCAATATGTAATTTTGTATATTCTTGTATTCCAGCAGGATTTACAGTAATTAAAGGGCAGGGATTATTTATTAATCAGAATTCAAGTATAAATAATTTGATTGCAGTTAATAAACATGCATTAGAACGTAATACTACGTTTGAAGAGTTAGAAGATGCAAGTTATTTTAGTATAGTTGAAAATATTAATCAGAATAAGGTTGAGCAATTGGATAAAGAAATTGAGAATATACAGATCATTAAATTGGATTCTACTAATGTAGTTAGACCCTATACTTTTAATATTTTATCTAAAGACAAGTTAAAGGTAATGAATGGAAATAAAAAGATGTTACAATCAATGATTAAAGTCAAAGTTAAAGTAGGTACTAAAGAGTATTTAAACTTATACAAAGAAGTGGTTACAAGATTATATGAAGGTAAGAATCAATTTGATTTAATTAATCAACTATTTCATCTTAGATTAGATAAAAAATTTAATAAGCTACATTTTATTGATATGATTATAAAAATCAACAACAATTTTATAGGAGGGAGAGAGAAGAAAAAAATGGTACATCATAAAGTTATTAATGATTGTAAAGGATTTGGACTAGATTTGAGAATATCTTATGTTAACAAAAAAGCAGAAAATAAGTTAAATGGGATTAGCTATAGATTATTAAATGCCTTAAAGACAAAAAATACATCAAAATTTATGGATACTTTATTAAATGCATATATGTATCTAAATAAGCAAGTTCCAACTATCTTTATTGAGGGTTTAAAAGATACTGATAAATTTCAGACACTTGGATATGCTTTCTTATTAGGATTACAGGGAGAAGAAATGAAAGAAAATAAAAAAGATGATATTAAGGAGGATATGATAAATGGATAA
- the cas7i gene encoding type I-B CRISPR-associated protein Cas7/Cst2/DevR, with amino-acid sequence MDKKGLTASFIFEAESGNYGEGIGNVTSLKKVSRGTGESYTYISRQALRFNIIEQMGENNTPLDVDGSVIQFAPDATIKDYAEIDLFGYMKTKKPTKTRAAVVRLSNAVSLESFNADLDFLTNKGLFDRYNAQGNEIKDGGNIAQSEIHKSYYAYTITIDLDKVGIDENYQDESGNPLEIKSEEKAKRVRSLLDTIKFLYRDIKGRRENLSPIFAIGGVYDIKNPFFENKLKVKNNKLVIDAIKDVYGLDKAIKESTHVGLIKGIFSNDVKIIEELNAKGMGEFFNSLKGEVEKYYSENE; translated from the coding sequence ATGGATAAAAAAGGGTTAACTGCAAGTTTTATTTTTGAAGCTGAGAGTGGAAACTATGGGGAAGGTATAGGAAATGTAACATCATTGAAGAAAGTATCAAGAGGAACGGGAGAGAGTTATACGTATATATCAAGACAGGCATTGAGGTTTAATATTATTGAGCAAATGGGCGAAAACAATACACCTCTTGATGTAGATGGGAGTGTAATCCAATTTGCACCTGATGCAACTATAAAAGATTATGCAGAAATTGACTTGTTTGGTTATATGAAAACAAAAAAGCCAACTAAGACTCGTGCAGCTGTGGTAAGGTTATCTAATGCAGTTTCATTAGAAAGTTTTAATGCAGATCTTGATTTTTTAACCAACAAAGGACTATTCGATCGATATAATGCTCAAGGAAATGAAATAAAAGATGGAGGAAATATAGCACAAAGTGAAATTCACAAATCTTATTATGCATATACAATTACTATTGATTTAGATAAAGTAGGGATAGATGAAAATTATCAAGATGAAAGTGGAAATCCTTTAGAAATAAAGTCAGAAGAAAAGGCGAAAAGAGTGAGAAGTTTACTAGATACAATTAAATTTTTATATAGGGATATAAAGGGAAGAAGAGAGAATCTATCACCAATATTTGCAATAGGAGGAGTATATGACATTAAAAACCCTTTCTTTGAAAACAAGTTAAAGGTCAAAAATAATAAGTTAGTCATTGATGCAATCAAAGATGTGTATGGATTAGATAAAGCTATTAAAGAATCAACTCATGTTGGATTAATAAAAGGTATATTTAGTAATGATGTTAAAATAATTGAAGAATTAAATGCAAAAGGAATGGGAGAATTTTTCAATAGTTTAAAAGGTGAAGTTGAAAAGTATTATTCAGAAAATGAGTAG
- the cas5b gene encoding type I-B CRISPR-associated protein Cas5b yields MKAIRLRIYQNLVNYRKPTSFQLKETYPLPPYSTVSGMIHFVCGFEEYKEMDISVQGKYYSKVNDLYTRYEFAGTSYENGRHNIKIKSREINKKTGEEIDKYYGIIRGVATCELLVDVELLIHIKPKDEELVEVIYETLKNPKEYLSLGRREDIARIDEVKIVNVDEVEIEEDTTLEYDAYIPIKMFGIDDFNSNATVYNLNKKYEKVEVKKGTFIRQWEKVKVIHGVMNRNELAQEAVVYKDEDENLVFFA; encoded by the coding sequence ATGAAGGCAATAAGATTAAGAATATATCAAAATTTAGTTAATTATAGAAAACCTACAAGTTTTCAATTGAAAGAAACATATCCTCTTCCACCATATTCAACAGTAAGTGGTATGATTCATTTTGTTTGTGGTTTTGAAGAATATAAAGAAATGGATATTAGTGTTCAAGGTAAATATTATTCAAAAGTAAATGATTTATATACTAGATATGAATTTGCTGGGACTTCATATGAAAACGGTAGACATAATATAAAAATCAAATCTAGAGAAATCAACAAAAAAACAGGAGAAGAAATAGATAAATATTATGGAATTATAAGAGGGGTAGCAACTTGTGAACTTCTAGTAGATGTAGAACTTTTAATACATATAAAACCAAAAGATGAGGAATTAGTTGAAGTTATTTATGAAACCCTAAAAAACCCAAAAGAATATCTATCTCTTGGAAGAAGGGAAGATATTGCAAGAATTGATGAGGTGAAAATTGTAAATGTAGATGAAGTAGAAATAGAGGAAGATACAACATTAGAATATGATGCATATATTCCAATTAAAATGTTTGGAATAGATGACTTTAACTCTAATGCAACTGTATACAATTTAAATAAGAAATATGAAAAAGTTGAAGTAAAAAAAGGCACATTTATAAGACAATGGGAAAAAGTAAAAGTAATACATGGTGTAATGAATAGAAATGAGCTTGCACAAGAGGCTGTTGTATATAAAGATGAAGATGAAAATTTAGTTTTTTTTGCTTAA
- the cas3 gene encoding CRISPR-associated helicase Cas3' — translation MKNPFLAKTENKETIIEHTEKLLERMEALKHIYSNIKNLDWNILELACLYHDLGKMNTKFQNKLIRKLRRVKEYTDEFPEDLQDEFTNMEEIPHGYLSPAFLPKDELKKKFSDDELRILYQSIYFHHSRKKLENHNELKRIVNEDLNKYIQDFKFDRIKSIEKLNESFIRYIKRRIPDQYDTPETIRQYIMTKGLLNKIDYAASGGIPIEVKNENLFEKTNTYLSSGGFKPNELQEYMIENQDKNNVIIASTGIGKTEASLFWIGNNKGFFTLPLKVSINAIYDRVVDKIKFGKENTGLLHSETSSEYLKRNNNELDIEYYDQTKQLSLPLTICTLDQLVDFIFKYEGYELKLATLSYSKLIIDEIQMYSPELVAFLIVALKYITELGGKFSIVTATLPPIFLDFMKEQNIVFNQPLPFYKKIDGKVQLRHKLKVFEEDINTDHIKKNYKNKKVLIIVNTVKKAQEIYKKLKLDLDNETEIKLFHSRFIKKDRSKKENMILDMGKLEIKRTGIWITTQVVEASLDIDFDVLYTELSDIAGLLQRMGRVYRNRDLKEGLVNIYVYVGKDKFPSGIGSGDQSIIDKDIFELSKQAILTYVGDEMNGKEIDEKVKMELVKQVYSKERLVESNYYKKIKETIKHVMDIKAYEFMKKEVNLRNIENQIVIPKNIYEENKEFIQNNLHTIQETSDYNKKLIAKNEIKEFTMSIPKYQYDEAKRNGYIQGDFIELDKYNKIPIISYPYSFEKGLTRPQKKLDEFDEDLQFI, via the coding sequence ATGAAGAATCCTTTTTTAGCAAAAACAGAAAATAAGGAAACTATCATTGAACACACAGAAAAACTGTTAGAAAGAATGGAAGCATTAAAACATATTTATTCGAATATTAAAAACTTAGATTGGAATATATTAGAGTTAGCTTGTTTATATCATGATTTAGGAAAAATGAATACAAAATTTCAAAATAAATTAATAAGAAAATTAAGAAGGGTTAAGGAATATACGGATGAATTTCCTGAGGATTTACAAGATGAATTTACGAATATGGAAGAGATTCCTCATGGTTATTTAAGTCCTGCATTTTTACCCAAAGATGAGTTAAAGAAAAAATTTAGTGATGATGAGCTGAGAATACTATATCAAAGTATATATTTTCATCATTCAAGAAAAAAATTAGAGAATCATAATGAACTAAAGAGAATAGTAAATGAAGATTTAAATAAATATATTCAGGATTTTAAGTTTGATAGAATTAAAAGTATAGAAAAATTAAATGAATCATTTATTAGATATATAAAAAGAAGAATACCAGACCAATATGATACCCCTGAAACTATTCGTCAATACATTATGACAAAAGGGCTTTTAAACAAAATAGATTATGCAGCTAGTGGTGGAATCCCTATTGAAGTTAAGAATGAGAATTTATTCGAGAAAACAAATACATATTTAAGTAGTGGAGGATTTAAACCTAATGAATTGCAAGAATATATGATAGAAAATCAAGATAAAAATAATGTAATTATTGCTTCTACAGGAATTGGAAAAACAGAAGCATCTTTGTTTTGGATTGGTAATAATAAAGGATTTTTTACACTTCCTTTAAAAGTATCTATAAATGCAATATATGATAGAGTAGTTGATAAAATAAAATTTGGTAAAGAAAATACTGGATTATTGCACTCAGAGACTTCATCAGAATACTTAAAGAGAAATAATAATGAGCTAGATATTGAGTATTATGATCAGACAAAACAGCTATCGTTACCGTTAACAATCTGCACATTAGATCAATTAGTAGATTTTATATTTAAATACGAAGGATATGAATTGAAGCTTGCTACTCTTAGTTATTCAAAATTGATTATAGATGAAATACAGATGTATTCACCAGAATTAGTAGCGTTTTTAATAGTAGCATTAAAGTATATTACTGAATTAGGTGGTAAATTTAGTATTGTAACAGCTACATTACCTCCAATTTTTTTAGATTTTATGAAAGAGCAAAATATTGTATTTAATCAGCCATTACCTTTTTATAAAAAGATTGATGGAAAAGTACAATTACGACATAAATTAAAAGTGTTTGAGGAAGATATAAATACGGATCATATAAAGAAAAATTATAAAAATAAAAAAGTATTAATTATTGTAAATACAGTAAAAAAGGCTCAAGAAATTTATAAAAAGCTAAAGTTAGATTTAGATAATGAAACAGAAATAAAGCTTTTCCATAGTAGATTTATTAAAAAGGATAGAAGTAAAAAAGAAAATATGATTTTAGATATGGGAAAATTGGAAATTAAAAGAACTGGTATATGGATTACAACACAAGTTGTTGAAGCAAGTTTGGATATAGATTTTGATGTATTATATACAGAACTTTCGGATATAGCAGGATTATTGCAAAGAATGGGTAGAGTGTATAGAAACAGAGATTTAAAAGAGGGACTTGTGAATATATATGTCTATGTAGGAAAGGATAAATTTCCTTCAGGAATAGGTAGTGGAGATCAATCAATCATAGATAAAGATATTTTTGAGCTGTCAAAACAAGCAATATTAACATATGTAGGAGATGAGATGAATGGAAAAGAAATAGATGAAAAAGTAAAAATGGAATTGGTAAAACAAGTTTATTCAAAAGAAAGACTTGTAGAGAGTAACTATTACAAAAAAATAAAGGAAACTATTAAGCATGTGATGGATATTAAAGCTTATGAGTTTATGAAAAAAGAAGTTAATTTAAGAAACATTGAAAATCAAATAGTAATACCTAAGAATATTTATGAAGAAAATAAGGAGTTTATACAAAATAACCTGCATACTATTCAAGAAACATCAGATTACAATAAAAAATTAATAGCCAAGAATGAAATTAAAGAATTTACAATGAGTATACCAAAGTACCAATATGATGAAGCAAAAAGAAACGGTTATATACAAGGAGATTTTATAGAATTAGATAAATATAATAAAATACCTATTATCTCATATCCATATAGTTTTGAAAAAGGGTTGACTAGGCCACAAAAAAAGTTAGATGAATTTGATGAAGATTTACAATTTATTTAA
- the cas4 gene encoding CRISPR-associated protein Cas4, with translation MNFEFEKFKTQGVKVNYYYVCKRKLWLFSKGITMEDNSDRVLSGKLVHENSYPRQKNKEILIDNIFKIDIFDKEYVREVKISSKMSLSDKMQLMYYLYYLNQLGIQKKGVINYVKEKKQEIIELTEDMKKEIEKVLVDIKDIIENKTPLKAINLPYCKKCAYYEFCYVKEEEE, from the coding sequence ATGAACTTTGAATTCGAAAAATTTAAAACACAAGGGGTAAAGGTTAACTACTATTATGTATGCAAACGAAAACTATGGTTATTTTCAAAAGGAATAACCATGGAAGATAATAGTGATCGTGTTTTGAGTGGAAAGCTTGTACATGAAAACTCCTATCCAAGACAGAAGAATAAAGAAATACTGATAGATAATATTTTTAAAATTGATATCTTTGATAAAGAATATGTAAGAGAAGTAAAAATTAGCAGTAAAATGTCTTTATCAGACAAGATGCAGCTTATGTATTATCTATATTACCTGAACCAACTGGGGATACAGAAAAAGGGAGTTATCAACTATGTAAAAGAAAAGAAGCAAGAGATTATAGAATTAACAGAAGATATGAAAAAAGAAATTGAAAAAGTACTTGTAGATATAAAAGATATTATAGAAAATAAAACTCCTCTTAAAGCAATTAACCTACCTTATTGTAAAAAGTGTGCTTACTATGAGTTTTGTTATGTAAAGGAGGAGGAAGAATAA